The proteins below come from a single Candidatus Binatia bacterium genomic window:
- a CDS encoding nitronate monooxygenase: protein MNLPDGHPLKTRLTELLGMPTPIIQTGMGWVATPELVAGACNAGAFGFLAAAALPLPEVEKAIVRTKELTDRPFGVNFLMDAPGAEEIAQMILTHGVRAAGYNRAPSADLINKLKNGGVLCIPTCGAPRHVQKAEKLGADAVIVQGGEGGGHTGVIATSLQVSACSDAVKIPVIAAGGFKDGRGLVAAVARGAAGIAMGTRFLMTAESPVPEVTTDRYIGASLTDVIVTSEIDGLPQRVIVNELVRELETKSGLSRLIFAARNALEFRKTSGASLFDLLKSGLAMRQNEKLTRSQMLLAANAPMLAKRAMQDGDPVGGYLPSGSVAGVIDDRPTCAELISRIMSEADEALQRLQLS, encoded by the coding sequence ATGAACCTGCCGGACGGACACCCGCTGAAGACCCGCCTCACCGAGTTGCTCGGCATGCCGACCCCCATCATCCAGACCGGCATGGGCTGGGTCGCGACGCCCGAGCTCGTGGCTGGTGCCTGCAACGCCGGTGCATTCGGGTTCCTCGCCGCAGCGGCACTCCCGCTGCCCGAGGTCGAGAAAGCCATCGTCCGAACGAAGGAACTGACCGACCGTCCCTTCGGTGTGAACTTCCTCATGGACGCTCCGGGCGCCGAGGAGATCGCGCAGATGATCCTCACGCACGGGGTCCGTGCCGCCGGATACAACCGCGCGCCCAGTGCCGATCTAATCAACAAGCTGAAGAACGGAGGCGTCCTATGCATCCCCACATGCGGTGCGCCCCGGCACGTGCAGAAAGCTGAGAAGCTCGGCGCCGATGCCGTGATCGTTCAGGGCGGTGAGGGCGGCGGGCACACCGGGGTGATCGCGACGTCCCTTCAGGTTTCCGCCTGCTCGGATGCCGTGAAGATCCCGGTCATCGCGGCAGGCGGCTTCAAGGATGGTCGTGGACTCGTCGCGGCCGTCGCACGGGGCGCCGCCGGCATCGCGATGGGGACGCGCTTCCTCATGACCGCAGAGAGCCCCGTCCCCGAAGTCACGACGGACCGCTACATCGGCGCGAGCCTCACCGACGTGATCGTCACCTCGGAGATCGACGGCCTTCCCCAGCGTGTGATCGTGAACGAGCTCGTCCGGGAACTGGAGACCAAGAGCGGTTTGAGCCGATTGATATTCGCGGCGCGGAACGCGCTCGAGTTCCGAAAGACCTCGGGCGCCTCGCTCTTCGATCTCCTCAAGTCCGGACTCGCCATGCGCCAGAACGAAAAGCTCACGCGATCTCAGATGCTCCTCGCCGCGAATGCCCCGATGCTCGCCAAACGCGCCATGCAGGACGGAGACCCCGTCGGCGGCTATCTGCCGAGCGGTTCAGTCGCCGGGGTGATCGACGACCGGCCGACCTGCGCCGAACTCATCTCGCGAATCATGAGCGAGGCCGACGAGGCCCTGCAGCGGCTCCAGCTCTCGTAG
- a CDS encoding DUF3604 domain-containing protein: protein MLRRLVYALIVLVVLAAGGFYALGRGAFGNHEPAGEVTAVALPPGALAQRAAEREAAAAALGQAEKQILFGDLHVHTTFSSDAFVMSLPLVSGEGAHPPADACDFARFCSALDFWSINDHAESLTPEHWRETVDSIRQCNAVTTPEDPDVTAFLGWEWTQDGATAKNHFGHKNILLKDLDEARVPTRPIASIYPDGGDIVAMPPIARAGLALLIHDRRTLDFTRFLEETSTVPPCPTGVPVRELPDSCKESARTPGELFAKLDEWGVESIVIPHGTTWGNTSPPGSTWDSQIGPANDDPKRQTLVEIYSGHGNSEEYRDFLDVELDANGNEICPPTLPGPSGYLPNCRRAGEIIRDRCLAAGESEDECQTRAALARANHVAGGKTGFRTVPGTAVEDWLDAGQCRDCFLPAFDYRPRMSAQYMLVRKNFEGEVPVATRMGFIASSDNHTARPGTGYKEVDRSEMTEGKGPRADAPDLLNNQNPPVPYSVALDEQPEVPFATRDVERMSSFFTTGGLVAVHSAGRGRDAIWQGLKQREVYGTSGDRILLWFDLLSAQGGALPMGSEVTLSETPRFRVRAVGALEQNPGCPEFVTAALSEERLHDLCRNECYHPADERKRITRIEVVRMRPQLHDDEPVGGLIEDPWQTLPCDGGAAGCVAEFDDQEFVATGRDTIYYVRAIQEPSPAVNGKNLRCSYDGDGNCIALDPCHGEDAKTDYEDDCLSDIEERAWSSPIWVDQPTRVGAIPAPS, encoded by the coding sequence GTGCTGCGACGCCTTGTCTATGCCCTGATCGTCCTCGTGGTTCTCGCCGCCGGCGGGTTCTACGCACTCGGCCGAGGTGCCTTCGGCAATCACGAGCCTGCGGGAGAGGTGACAGCCGTCGCGCTCCCCCCGGGCGCCCTCGCGCAACGTGCGGCAGAAAGAGAGGCGGCCGCGGCCGCCCTCGGCCAGGCCGAGAAGCAGATCCTCTTCGGCGACCTCCACGTGCACACCACCTTCTCGTCCGATGCCTTCGTGATGAGCCTGCCTCTCGTGTCCGGCGAAGGGGCGCATCCTCCGGCCGACGCCTGCGACTTCGCACGTTTCTGCTCGGCACTCGATTTCTGGTCCATCAACGATCACGCCGAGTCGCTCACCCCCGAGCATTGGCGGGAGACCGTCGACAGCATCCGCCAATGCAACGCCGTCACCACACCCGAAGACCCCGACGTCACCGCCTTTCTCGGTTGGGAATGGACGCAGGACGGGGCGACCGCGAAGAATCACTTCGGGCACAAGAACATCTTGCTGAAGGATCTCGACGAAGCGCGCGTCCCGACCCGGCCGATCGCTTCCATCTACCCCGATGGCGGCGACATCGTCGCGATGCCTCCGATAGCCCGCGCCGGCCTGGCTCTCCTGATCCACGACCGGCGGACCCTCGACTTCACGCGCTTTCTCGAGGAGACGTCGACCGTCCCGCCGTGCCCCACGGGTGTCCCGGTCCGCGAGCTCCCCGACTCTTGCAAGGAGAGCGCCCGCACTCCGGGGGAGCTGTTCGCGAAGCTCGACGAATGGGGCGTCGAGTCGATCGTCATCCCGCACGGGACGACGTGGGGGAACACGTCACCGCCCGGATCCACCTGGGACTCCCAGATCGGCCCCGCGAACGATGACCCGAAGCGACAGACGCTCGTGGAGATCTACTCCGGCCACGGCAACTCCGAAGAGTACCGCGACTTCCTCGACGTGGAGCTCGACGCAAACGGAAACGAGATCTGTCCCCCGACTCTGCCGGGACCGTCGGGGTACCTGCCCAACTGCAGGCGGGCCGGCGAGATCATCCGGGATCGCTGCCTCGCGGCGGGCGAGAGCGAGGACGAGTGTCAGACACGCGCCGCGCTCGCTCGCGCGAACCACGTTGCCGGGGGCAAGACCGGCTTCCGCACAGTGCCAGGGACGGCTGTCGAGGACTGGCTCGATGCCGGCCAGTGCCGCGACTGCTTCCTCCCTGCCTTCGACTACCGGCCGCGCATGTCGGCGCAATACATGCTCGTGCGAAAGAACTTCGAGGGCGAAGTCCCAGTCGCTACGCGGATGGGCTTCATCGCATCGAGCGACAATCACACGGCGCGACCGGGGACCGGCTACAAGGAAGTCGATCGCAGCGAGATGACCGAGGGCAAGGGGCCCCGCGCCGATGCCCCCGACCTCCTGAACAACCAGAACCCGCCGGTCCCGTACTCGGTCGCGCTCGACGAGCAACCCGAAGTTCCCTTCGCCACGCGCGACGTCGAGCGGATGTCCTCGTTCTTCACGACCGGAGGCCTGGTCGCGGTACACTCCGCCGGTCGCGGTCGTGATGCCATCTGGCAAGGCCTGAAGCAGCGCGAGGTCTACGGGACGAGCGGAGACCGAATCCTCCTGTGGTTCGATCTGCTGAGCGCACAAGGCGGCGCGCTGCCGATGGGGTCGGAAGTCACCCTCTCGGAGACGCCTCGGTTCCGGGTTCGGGCCGTAGGTGCCCTGGAGCAGAACCCCGGCTGCCCCGAGTTTGTAACGGCCGCTCTCAGTGAAGAGAGGCTCCACGACCTCTGCCGCAACGAGTGCTATCACCCGGCCGACGAGCGGAAGCGGATCACGCGCATCGAAGTCGTGCGCATGCGACCGCAACTCCACGACGACGAACCGGTGGGAGGTCTCATCGAGGACCCTTGGCAAACGCTCCCCTGCGACGGCGGCGCCGCGGGCTGCGTCGCCGAGTTCGACGACCAAGAGTTCGTCGCCACCGGCCGCGACACGATTTACTATGTCCGGGCCATCCAGGAACCGAGCCCCGCCGTGAACGGGAAGAACCTGCGGTGTAGCTACGACGGCGACGGCAACTGCATCGCGCTCGACCCGTGCCACGGCGAGGACGCGAAAACCGACTACGAGGACGATTGCCTGAGCGACATCGAAGAACGAGCCTGGTCCTCCCCTATCTGGGTCGACCAGCCGACAAGAGTTGGCGCGATCCCGGCGCCTAGCTAG
- a CDS encoding SDR family oxidoreductase — protein sequence MATFQQDLVKNRVALVTGGATGIGKGISISLGEHGAKVVIASRKQENLDAARAEFEGRQIDCLAIVCDIREPEQVESLMAEILAKYGRLDILVNCAAGNFPAKIEGLSYNGFRTVVAIDLLGTYNVSKAAFEAYLKDNGGSVVNITAPFAGMGVPFQAHAASAKAGVDSLTRTCAAEWGPLGIRVNAIAPGAIDNTEGLDRLSDIGGGGGGGGDPGSGNPLRRVGTREDIANAILFLVSDASSYVTGQILNVDGGGSMAMSS from the coding sequence ATGGCGACATTTCAACAGGACCTCGTGAAGAACAGGGTGGCCCTCGTAACCGGCGGAGCGACGGGGATTGGCAAGGGCATCTCGATCTCGCTCGGAGAACACGGAGCGAAGGTGGTGATCGCAAGTCGCAAGCAGGAGAACCTGGATGCGGCGCGCGCGGAGTTCGAAGGTCGTCAGATCGATTGCCTCGCCATCGTTTGCGACATTCGCGAGCCCGAGCAGGTCGAGAGCTTGATGGCAGAGATCCTCGCCAAGTACGGGAGGCTCGACATCTTGGTGAACTGCGCGGCAGGAAACTTTCCCGCGAAGATCGAAGGGCTGTCCTACAACGGGTTTCGCACGGTCGTCGCGATCGATCTTCTGGGGACCTACAACGTTTCGAAGGCGGCGTTCGAGGCGTACTTGAAGGACAATGGGGGCAGTGTCGTCAACATCACCGCGCCATTCGCGGGCATGGGTGTTCCGTTCCAGGCGCACGCGGCATCGGCGAAGGCCGGTGTCGACTCCCTCACGCGAACCTGCGCCGCCGAGTGGGGGCCACTCGGGATTCGGGTGAATGCGATCGCCCCCGGGGCGATCGACAACACAGAAGGGCTCGATCGGCTTTCCGACATCGGAGGCGGAGGCGGAGGCGGAGGGGACCCCGGTAGCGGCAACCCGCTGCGTCGGGTCGGAACGCGTGAGGACATCGCGAACGCGATCCTCTTTCTGGTGAGCGACGCCTCGTCGTACGTCACCGGTCAAATTCTGAACGTCGATGGCGGCGGCTCGATGGCGATGTCGTCTTGA
- a CDS encoding alkyl sulfatase dimerization domain-containing protein, which yields MAAHNNPVLVPSFIGTAAPGVHVLGGMGNALSVEMAEGVLQLDTGNAPKKAKKALARLRELTDAPVFAILYSHGHLGYNDAVGVWLEDAEMRGDPRPRIIAHENLVTRWTRYRETEGLQKHFAELQLCLPIGTLDAHRLPLEMPSETFTDTLVFEDGDRRVEVFWAPSETDDAVALWLPKERVLYGGAAVTPTIPNIGTPLRTQRYAIRWAETLERLAALDPKLMVMEFGPSVEGETDIQKMLLSMAEALRWIRGQVVTGLNAGKGVEQIVAEIEYPDELFSLPWMSPTYGHPDFITRDIFRSENGWWDRNPTHLHPATPEAAGAAVLSAITDREAVLTKARELFRTGDGATALHVVDVLALAPGDDPDVVRARALKAEICRSLGENAPSFVSQSLYGSCADIIEHGAKRPTGVR from the coding sequence ATGGCCGCGCACAACAATCCCGTTCTCGTTCCCTCATTCATCGGTACCGCCGCCCCCGGAGTTCACGTGTTGGGAGGGATGGGGAATGCCCTTTCGGTGGAGATGGCGGAAGGGGTCCTGCAACTCGACACCGGAAATGCACCGAAGAAAGCGAAGAAGGCGCTCGCACGGCTGCGGGAGCTGACGGACGCTCCGGTGTTCGCGATCCTCTATTCCCACGGCCATCTCGGGTACAACGATGCGGTAGGCGTCTGGCTCGAGGACGCGGAAATGCGCGGTGATCCGCGACCTCGGATCATCGCCCACGAGAACCTGGTGACGCGGTGGACGCGCTACCGCGAGACCGAGGGCTTACAAAAGCACTTCGCCGAGCTGCAGCTCTGTCTCCCGATCGGCACCCTCGATGCTCATCGACTCCCCCTCGAGATGCCGAGCGAGACGTTCACGGACACGCTCGTCTTCGAAGACGGCGATCGGCGCGTCGAGGTCTTCTGGGCGCCCTCGGAGACAGACGACGCGGTTGCGCTGTGGCTGCCGAAGGAGAGGGTGCTCTACGGTGGCGCGGCCGTCACGCCGACCATCCCCAACATCGGCACGCCCCTGCGAACCCAACGGTATGCAATCCGTTGGGCAGAGACGCTGGAGCGCCTCGCCGCACTCGATCCGAAGTTGATGGTGATGGAGTTCGGCCCCTCCGTTGAAGGCGAGACGGACATCCAGAAGATGCTTCTCTCGATGGCCGAGGCCCTTCGGTGGATCCGCGGCCAGGTCGTCACGGGATTGAACGCGGGCAAAGGCGTCGAGCAGATCGTTGCGGAGATCGAGTATCCCGACGAGCTCTTCTCGTTGCCGTGGATGTCGCCGACCTACGGTCATCCGGACTTCATCACGCGTGACATCTTCCGTTCCGAGAACGGTTGGTGGGACCGCAACCCGACCCATCTGCACCCGGCGACACCCGAGGCCGCCGGTGCGGCCGTTCTCTCGGCGATCACGGATCGGGAAGCGGTGCTCACGAAGGCACGGGAGTTGTTCCGGACCGGCGACGGCGCGACCGCTCTGCACGTGGTTGACGTACTAGCGCTCGCGCCCGGCGACGACCCGGATGTCGTGCGAGCGCGCGCCCTGAAGGCCGAGATTTGCCGGTCCCTCGGTGAGAACGCGCCGAGTTTTGTCTCGCAGAGCCTCTACGGTTCGTGCGCCGACATCATCGAGCATGGGGCGAAGCGGCCTACCGGCGTGAGGTAG